The sequence CGATTTGTTTGGCTTGCTTGCCGCCTACACAAAAAATCAGGTCGAGCACCGACAAGTTGGGCGCAAAAGGTTGGGTTGGATTAAAAACTTGTCCGTAACTCACAGGCGTGTAATAGCGGCTCGCTTGGCGCGGGTGAATGTGGTTGCGCAAATCGGCTGGGCTGCTGCCAATCGGCTCAAAATCAGTGGTTTCTTGCAAATCAACTTTGGCACTGAGGCAGCGCAACGACCATTGTAACATGGCTTTGTTCAGTTCCCAAAGTGTGGCGTGCTGGGCATAAAAAATCGGCTGAAGCGAGTCGGCGTAAAACTCAAAAAAAGGCGATTTGCCATAAGCCGAAGCTACCGTGCGCCAATGCGTATTGGGCCAAGCCAAGCTGTAATCGATCCGAATATCTTTGCTGGTGGGTTTGCCAGTGTTGTGTACGGGAACGGTCAGCGACTCCAACTTGTTGGCTGTCAGGATTTGGCAACGGTTACGGTATGTTTGCTTGACATAGTGTTCGTGGGCTTCGAGCAAAACAGGTTGGTTTGCTTTGAGCAGTACGCCAATGTATTCGATGCTTGGCAAATAGTGCAGTTCGATGCGTAAGGCCATCAGGATTTTATATAAATGTATTTTATTCTTGCAAAACTAAAAACAAAAAGAGATGAATCGTTCTAAAAAAATATTTGTAGCAGTAGCGATATTGTTTATTTTGGCCAGTATTGCCATTACCGTAGATATTTTCTCACGTACTACGCGGCCAGGTGCAAAAAAACATTTGCCTACGTCTATCAAAAATTAATTATTGCGTTTGATTAAATGCAGTTTCGTATGATTGCGCCAAATTGACAATAATAAAAGGCAAAACCATATTGAAATAACTTATATCAAAATACGATTCTACGATACAAGGATAAATCCCATTTTTGAATACACTCATTACAAAAGAAATGAGAATGGGTAGTAGCAAGAAATAAGTACTTGCTATTTGTAATTGTGTAGTATTTTTAATGTAAAAAGAGTAGATAAATGGCAGTAATACAAATGCGATATTAAGCGCGGTTGGCATTTGTCTATTTTGTAGTTCAAAAGGATTATATTTTTGTAAATAGTCGAGGTTCGGAACGTGCATAAAGCACAAATACAACAATACGAATAACGTAATTATTCCCGAAAAAATAAAAATACTTTTTTGCTTGATAGATTGCCCAAAAAACCACGCACATAGCAACAAAGACAACGGAATAATGCTTGTCAGTCGTGTGAGAACCAATGCACTTGACGCAACAGCAATCGGAATTATTTTGGTTTCTTTATTGGCAAAAATATACTTCTGGGCAACAAAAATAAAGGCTAATAGGATAATGAAATTGGACATTAAATCGCTTTTAGCATAAATTTCCCACCAATAGGCAGGCGAACTTATCAATAGCAACAAAGCCAATAACCGTTGCGGATAATTATTGAAAAAATAAAAAATCAGGCAAGCCATTAGCCCAAAACCAAAGGTTTGCAAATAGCCGACATCGCCTAACAAATAAAACGGAATACCTATAAAAAGTAGTGTTGGTAAATTAGAAGTTCTGCCGCCCAAATGGTCTATGGCCGAGTACGGATATTGTCCATTTAATAAAGCTTCAACGCCAACGCTCATGGCCGAACATCTATCTACATTTAGCGAATTTGCATCTACTAATTTATTGATTAATACCGTACTTGTTAATACAAGTACGGTTAATCCAAAAAATAATATTCTACTATAATTTTCTTTGATTTTTTGTTTGGTAAAAAAGAAAATAGTCAACAAAACGCCAATCGAATAGGCCACACCAAGAATATATTCGCTTAAATAATGTTGTCGAGAGCCATATTTTACAATAAAAAAACTATTGATAATAGTGAAAATAAAAAGTAAAATATAGCGATTAAGTTGCATTGGTATATATTAGAATTGTAACCTAGTAAAATTTACTACCACAAATAAGCTAAACATAATAGTTGCCAGCACTATAAATTCCAGCAAAATAATTCGTTTTTGGCGGTCTTTTACCAAGCTTATTTCGGTATAACTAGCATAACTATTAATGATTGGCGTAAGCATCAGTCCTATAGACAAATAAATGCCAAAATTAGCACGGCCAGCAGCGATAAATTCTACCAAAAAAAACAGAACTGACCCTAGAAGCCAAGGAAGAATTACAGCAAAAAAAACAAATCTAAATTTATTATCTTTTTTGATGAGTTCTCGGGAATTGGCAGAAAGTAAGAAAGGGCGACCTGCTTTATAACCAATGATAAGCATTGAAATGATACAGACAATTGCAATAAATACTTGTACGATTGGCGCAATTCGTTGAGCTTGTAATCCCTCCCAAACACCAGTATTGGTGGCGATATCTGCAACTGTATTTCCTAATGCAAAATTGGCAGAATTCAGGTACATCCATAACCAAAAAGCTTTGATCATGCCAGCCTTACGTTTATTAAATCTATAAATTCTATAAAAAATAAAGCTAGATGCCGCCAATATCAATGGCGGAATTAGACGCACAGAAACGACCACCTGTTTTAACCATTCCAACTCAGACACTTTAAATTTTATCCCCTCACCAGACCAAGTGGTCGGAATATGAAATGTCAAAGCAATCAACACCGTACTTGCATGATAAATGAAGTAAGCAATAGCAAAACTGGTAATAAAAAAAGCTGTATAGTTGATAAAGACTGAAAATAACTTTTGATTGTAGGAAATGCTTGAGCGTTGTGGGGAAGAAAGTTTTTGTTCTGATGGAATCATCCTAATCAACAATTAAAATATAGGCTTATATTATTTGATTAATAAGTGAATTAAAAAAATAGCGGCTTAGCGTTTCTGTGATCATAATCAACATTCAATAACTGAGCATAGCAATATCTCTTCGCTCTTAATTTATTGACAATTGATAGAACATCGAAAACAAATAAATACCTACTTAATTCGATTTGCGCCAAAAAAGTAAACACTTTTTTTAAAAAAAATAGCCCGTTTATTCGGGCTATTTCAATATTCGCTTAATGTACAACTTCTTCTGTACGTTCTTCTATTTCGTGATGATGTTGCTCTGGTAACGGAGCATCAGGGTCATATTCGCCTTCCCAGCGTGCCACTACCACCGTAGCCAAACAATTACCAATGACATTTACGGAGGTTCTGGCCATATCCATAAGTGCGTCGATACCTAAAATAATGGCGATAGGCCACGCGGGCAAATTGAAAGAAGCCACCGTCCCCGACAAAATAACCAAAGACGCACGCGGCACGCCAGCTACACCTTTACTAGTAAGCATCAGCGTAAAAACCATGAGTAATTGTTGTTCCCAACTCATTTCAACGCCTGCCGCCTGCGCCACAAAGACAGAAGCCAATGCCAAATACAAGGTAGTTCCATCTAGATTAAAACTGTAACCCGTAGGCATGACGAAGGCTACAATTTTGCGCGGCACGCCCATGTTTTCGAGTGCTTTCATGGCCTTCGGCAAAGCAGCTTCCGAACTGGTAGTTGCAAATGCCAACGAAACAGGTTCGGCAATCGCCGCCACAAAACGTTTTACAGGAACTTTGAATGCCAATGCGATAGGCAGTAATACAAGCAATAAGAAAAAGAACAATGCGCCGTATAGCGTAGCCAACAGTTTTAGCAAATTGACCAAAACTCCCAAGCCCATTTTGCTCAGTGTGTAGGCAATAGCCGCACCAACCGCCAAAGGAGCCATGTACATTACCACATTTGTAAACTTAAACATTACCTCCGAAAGACTTTCTAAGGCCGAAAGCATCGTGCGTTTGTATTTGTTTTCGACCATCGAAAGGGCGATACCAAAAATTACGCTAAACACTACGATTTGCAATACTTCGCCGTCAGCAATAGATTTGGCAATGTTTTGAGGGAAAATATGTAGCACAATTTGTTGCCAACTTTGGTGAGATACCGCTCCCAAACTTTCTTCAGACTGAACCATAGAACTATCTATGCCCACACCTGCTTTGCTTAGGTTGATGGCTGCCAGCCCCACAAACAATGCCAACGTAGTTACCACCTCAAAATAAACCAAGGCTTTTACGCCCATACGACCAACTTGCTTAGTGTCCGAGTGCCCAGCGATGCCCACCACCAACGTTCCGATAAGCAGCGGGGCAATAATTGTCTTGATGAGTTTGATAAAAATATCACTCACAATTTTAAGGTTTGCGGCTTGGTCGGGGAAATCATGCCCGAATTGTGCGCCAACAAACATACTCACCACGATCCATGTTGTAAGTGATTTTTTTTGCGTTCCGTACCAAAATAATGTAGCAATTGCAACCCAACGCATTATGGCGGCTACCATTTCAGGTACAATGCTTGTTACTGTCATGGCAATAGCAAGCATCGAAGTAATGGCCAGCGAAATGATTGGTAGTGAAAAAGAAGATAATTTTTTTTGCATAAATAACTGTTATTCAGACCTAAAATCTCTGGTGTGTCTTGGTGTACTTTCCCAAAAAGAATCAGAAAATACGACAAAGTTACGAGTATAAATAAAATTTAGAAAACTTTAGCCAAACCCCCTAAAAAAATAAAGCTCCTGCTATGTAAGCAAGAGCCTTATTATTAGTGCAATTAACCTCTAAAATATGATGATTTTCTTAACTATCGGTCAATATTAAAATGTGATGTTTTCCACATAACTATCTGTGGCATTGCTTAGCTCAATGCTGTACTGACCAGCAGGAACTTGTGCAAAATTATATTTTTTGAATACGACGTGTTTATTACGATAAGTTTTGCTGCTCAACAATTGATGATGTTCGGCATCAAATACCTTCACGGTTACGGGACTATCGGAGTTGTTTTGGAAAGCAAGTCTTACCATTTTGGGTTCGGACTGCGGAACGATGCTCACTTGTAGTGAACTTACTTTGGCTTTTTGGGTGTCGTTGCCACCAGCCAACACAACAGACGAAGAAGCGGCCAAAGCCATAACCGTCACGGCAACGATGCGGAATTTTTGAACAAACGTTTTCATTTTTTTTGAGCGAATGATGATGATGATTTAATTGACAATCAGGGAAATATTTGTCCCGTTTTGTTGATACAAAGGTGGGGCACACGCCCCGACTTACGAACAACTCTTACACCAAACGCCCAAATACCACACCAACGGCGCAATTTAGTGTTGAATGAAATTTTGTATCTTTTTGTTTAAATTTTAAAATATTCCAACCTTAACTTCTTGTAAAACAAGCATTACGCCCACGTTAAAACTCCCGTTTTTTCCTACCTTTGCACCAATGAATACAGCAAACAATATTGTCCCAACGGATAAAATAATTATTGGCATAGACCCCGGCACGACGGTAATGGGCTACGGCGTAATTGCCATCGAAGGCAAGCAAATGCGCCTGCTCCAGTACGGTGTAATCCATTTGAGCAAATACAGCACACACGCCCTGAAGCTCAAAAAAATTTATGAACGTACAGTGCAACTGCTCGACGAGTTTATCCCTGACGAAATGGCCATCGAAGCCCAATTTTTTGGTAAAAACGTACAGTCCATGCTCAAACTCGGACGTGCGCAAGGCGTGGCCATTGCCGCCGCCATGTCGCGCGAAGTGCCTGTGGTGGAGTATGCTCCCAAGAAAATAAAACAGTCCGTAACTGGCAACGGCAACGCCTCCAAAGAGCAAGTAGCCGCCATGTTGCGTTCGATGCTCAATTTTGATAACGCCGACCAACTTCTCGATGCCACCGACGCGCTGGGTGTGGCCGTATGCCATCATTTCCAAAACCCCGCCGCCGCCAAAGCCAAACCCAAAGATTGGTCGGCTTTCGTCAGTGCCAACAAAGACCGCGTAAAAAAATAACCTATGCACAAAGCCCATTGGCGCAAAACAGCTCTTGCGCACCGCCGCGACCTTACGCCCCAACACGTGCAGGCGCAAAGCCAAGCCCTTGCCGAGCATCTTATCCAATATTTTACAGCAAATCCCGTTAGTTCTCTGCACATTTTTTTACCGATTCGCAAGCACAACGAAATAGACACGTTTTTGATTTGGGAACAATTGCGGCAGCGATTTCCTGCGATGCGCTTTGCCGCTTCCGTATCTGATTTTCAGACGTTTGCTATGCGTAATTATTGGCTGGAAAACAATACTAATTTGGTAGAAAATGCGTGGGGAATCCCCGAACCCGTTGGCGCGACACTCGCACACGATGCCGATTTTGAGGCAGTGCTTGTGCCGCTGTTGGCTTTCGATGAAAAAGGTTTTCGGGTGGGCTACGGCAAAGGATTTTATGATAGATTTTTGGCCAAATGCCGCCCCGACGTGCGCAAAATAGGGTTAAGCCTAACGCCTCCCGTGCCTGCCATTGCTGATGCTGCCGAGCATGACATAAAGCTGGATTTGTGCGTTTGCCCCGACCAAATTTATTATTTTCAGGACTAATTTATTTGGGTAAATAACTGAAAAACAATTGTTTAATTTAACATAAAACTACAAACGAACTTCTTGTTTGGCTTATTGGTGGCTAAAATGTAGTTTTGCCTTCTGTAAATATTTGAGAACATGGAATTAAGAGCAGAGCATCTCTTTAAAACATACAAAAAACGTAAAGTTGTAAACGACGTGTCCGTAGTGGTAAAACAAGGCGAAATCGTGGGGCTGTTGGGGCCAAACGGCGCAGGCAAAACCACGTCTTTCTATATGATGGTGGGGCTTGTAAAACCCAATAACGGCAAGATTTTCCTTGACGACCTCGAAATTACGTCGCGCCCCATGTACAAACGTGCGCAATTGGGCTTGGGCTATTTGGCGCAAGAAGCCTCCGTTTTTCGTTCGCTTTCGGTGGAAGAAAATATTATGGCCGTCTTGGAAATGACCAATAAAACGTCTGCCGAGCGTAAAGAGAAAATGGAAGCGTTGCTCGAAGAATTTAGCCTTACGCACGTGCGCAAAAACTTGGGTATGGTGCTTTCAGGTGGCGAACGCCGCCGCACCGAGATTGCTCGTGCGCTGGCCGTTGACCCCAAATTTGTGTTGCTTGATGAACCTTTCGCGGGCGTTGACCCCATCGCCGTAGAAGAAATTCAGAGCATTGTGGCCAAGCTCAAAAACAAAAACATTGGGATTTTGATTACCGACCACAACGTAAACGAAACACTTTCTATCACAGACCGCGCCTATTTGTTGTTTGAAGGTAAAATCCTCAAGCAAGGCACAGCCGAGGAGCTGGCCGCCGACGAACAAGTACGCCGCGTTTATTTGGGCAAACATTTTGAACTAAAAAGAAAAATCTAAACTTTTAGATTCGTCTGTTTGCAGTTTTTGAGTTGCATTTAAGAAGCTATTTTTCAACCCCCCAAAACGATTCGCGCATGGGCGTGTTTTGTTTCTTGTGATGCCTTACCTATGTCAATTGTCAGTTCCGTAATTACTTGGGTTTTAAAAAGACGCTATGACCAGATTCAGGCTTTTTGCGCAAACCCACACGATACGCAACAAACTATTTTTCAGTCGATTATCGAGCAAGCAAGCACCACAGAGTGGGGGCGAAAATACGGCTATGCCGACATCAAATCGGTTCGCGCTTTCAAAGAACGCGTACCCGTTTCGACTTACGAAGATATTTATCCCTACATCGAACGCATGATGTTGGGCGAACAAAATATCCTTTGGCCTACGCCGATTCATTGGTTTTCCAAATCTTCGGGCACGACCAACGCCCGCAGCAAATTCATTCCCGTTTCGCAAGAATCGTTGGAGCAATGCCACTACAAAGGCGGCAAAGACCTGATTTGTTTGTACTTGCAAAACCGCGAAGGAACGCGCGTGCTGCATGGCAAAAACTTGGCTATTGGTGGCACTTACCAGCATTTTGACCAAAATCCTGATGTCCGTTTCGGAGACGTATCGGCCATTATCATGAAAAATCTTCCTTCGTGGGCGCAATGGATGCGCACGCCACGCATCGAAGTGGCTTTGATGGACAAATGGGAAGAAAAAATTGAAAAAATAGCAGAAGAGACGCTCAGCGTGGACGTAACCAGTCTGTCGGGTGTGCCTACGTGGATGGTGGTGCTTTTGCAACGCGTCATGGAAATAAAAGGCGCGAAAACATTGCACGAGGTTTGGCCAAACTTAGAAGTATTTTTGCATGGGGCGGTGTCTTTCACGCCGTATCGGGAGCTTTTTAAGCAAATGATTCCTGACCCAAAAATGAGTTATTTGGAAACTTACAACGCTTCGGAAGGTTTCTTTGGGATTCAGGACGATTTGAGCCTGACCGACGAAATGTTGCTGATGCTCGACTATGGCATTTACTATGAGTTTGCGCCAATGGATGAAGTGGGCAAGTTATTCCCCAAAACCTTAGGACTGGACGAAGTAGAATTAAATAAAAATTATGCCCTCATTATCAGTACAAACGGTGGTTTGTGGCGATACATGATTGGCGATACCATCAAATTTACAAACCTCAAACCGTTTCGTGTAAAAGTTTCGGGTCGTACCAAACATTTTATCAATGCGTTTGGGGAAGAACTCATCGTGGAAAATGCCGAAATAGGTATTGCGCAGGCTTGCCAAGCAACACACGCGGTCATTAGCAATTTTACGGCTGCGCCTGTGTTCATGCAAACCAACGGCAAAGGCGGCCACGAATGGATTATTGAGTTTGAAAAGCAACCCGACGATTTGGCGGGGTTTACGCAGATTTTAGACCAAAAACTCCGCGAAATCAATTCGGATTATGATGCCAAACGCTACCAAGATATTGCGCTACAAGCTCCACTCATACACGTTGCGCCGAAAGGCACGTTTTACGAATGGCTCAAGCGCAGAGGCAAACTCGGCGGACAACACAAAGTGCCGCGCCTGTCCAACTCGCGCGAGTACGTGGAAGAAATCAAAACTATGTTCGAGGAAGTGTAGTTTGGGTAAAAGTATTCAAATTAAATTTCAGTTTAGAAAATAACATATTTGTAGTTCTACAAAAAACGCCTTTCGGTAAGTTGGTTTTACTGAAAGGCGTTTTTTCTTTTATAGGAAAATTATTGTTTGAATCGCGTCAATATTTCGTAGATACGATATACGTCCTCGAAGCGGTTGTATAATGGCACAGGCGAAAGACGAATTACGTTAGGTTCGCGCCAGTCGCCGATTACGCCATTACTCACCAAATAATCAAATACTTGACGGCCATTTTCTACTATCATCGAAAGTTGGCAACCGCGTTGTGCGGGGTCTTCTGGTGTAATAATTTCAATTTTGATATGCTCAATTTGCCCCAACAAAAAGGCTAAATATCCCGTCAGCAAACGACTTTTGGCGGTGAGTCGGCTCATGCCCGCTTCCTCAAAAATCGCCAAAGAGGCCTTATACGGAGCCATGTGCAATACTGGCGCGTTGCTGAGCTGCCAACCTGCTGCGCCGTACATGGGCTTAAAGCCTTTTTTCATCTGAAAACGTTCTTTTTCGCTGTGTCCCCACCAACCCGCAAAGCGTGGCAAATCGGTGTTTTCGGCGTGTCGCTCATGTACAAATACGCCACTCACGCCACCCGGCCCTGCGTTCATGTATTTGTACGAACACCAAACCGCAAAGTCCACGTCCCAATCGTGCAAGGCAAGTGTTACGTTGCCTGCCGCGTGCGCCAAATCAAAGCCAGCGACCGCACCAACTTCATGCGCTTTGGCCGTAATCTTTTGCATATTAAATACTTGTCCTGTGTAATAATTGATGCCGCCCATCATCACTAAGGCCAGCGAGTCGGCATTTTCGGCAATCGTTTGCAAAATATCTTCCGTGCGAAGTGTGTGTTCGCCTGCGCGTGGTTTGAGTTCCACAATGGCCGCGTCAGGGTCGAAGCCATGAAAACGAACTTGCGATTCTAAGGCGTACTGGTCGGACGGAAATGCGCCCGCTTCCGTAATGATTTTGTAGCGCGTGGCCGTCGGGCGATAAAACGACACCAACATCAAATGCAGGTTCACGGTTAGCACGTTCATCGCGACTACTTCGTCGGGTTTTGCGCCTACCACTTTCGCCAAAGGCTCAGCAAACGCTTTATGATACGTGAACCAAGGCGTTTCGCCTCTAAAATGTCCTTCAACACCCATTTGAGCCCATTGTTCCAGCTCGTGCGCTACGGCGGCGGCGGCTGATTTGGGTTGCAGCCCCAGCGAATTGCCGCACATATAAATAGCAGGCTCTCCGTTGTCGGCTTGCGGAATGTGGAAACGCTCGCGGAAATGTTTTAACTCGTCTTGCTCGTCAAGTGCTTGTGCGTAAGATAATTGTGTTTCGAATTGGTGTACCATTTTATTTGAAAATTGTTAAGAATTAATGCAGAGAAAAGGAATATTTATAAAATTACTCGTTCGTAAAACAAAATTATCCGTGTGAATAGCAAAATTATTCGTTCATAAAACAAAATTACCCGTGTGAACAGCAAAATTATTCGTTCATAAAGCAAAATTACCCGTGCGTACAACAAAATTATTCGTTTGTAAAACAAAATTACCCGTGCGTACAGCAAAACTATTCGTTCATAAAGCAAAATTGCCCGTGTGAACAGCAAAATTATTCGTTCATAAAGCAAAATTACCCGTGCGTACAGCAAAACTATTCGTTCGTAAAACAAAATTACCCGTGCGTACAGCAAAATAATCTGTTAGGTTGTAAATATTTTTCGGTTCATAAACTTATAAATTTCCATGTTCACGGCGGCGGCATATTCGTATTGCACGTAATGGCCTGCTTCGTCCCAGAGTTTTAGCTTACAATTCGGAATGGCGGCAGCGGTGTTTCGGGCGATTTCTTCGGTGGTCATCGTGCCGTGTATGAGTTTGTTGGGAATGAGTTTGTCTTCTTTTCCAAAAATCAACAAAACAGGGATTTTGATTTGGGGCAATTGCTCAATAACCGACTGGTTGAGCATTCCCGCGATACATTGCGAGAGCAAAACGGCCAGTTCCGCGATGCCGCGACTCTCGTGCAAACGTGCCAGACGTTCTAAGGCCTGATGTTCGTGTTCGTTTAATTTTCCGAAATGGCTTTTCAGGTTCAGCATGGTTTGACCAAACCACGAAGCCCCCACAATGCCCACCGAGGAGTAGCGTTGCAACAATATTTTTTCGGTTTCCGTGAACGGCTCACAACCCGCAGGCGCGACGAGCACGACTTCCGAAAAAAGTTCGGGCTTTTGGATGGCCGCCAGCAGTGCCACTTGTCCGCCCATCGAGTGGCCGACGAGTGTGCAGCGGTTTATTTTCAATTCTTCCAAAAACAAAAAAAGCGTATCGGCAAAAAACTGGGGGCTGTATGTCGCGCCAATGGCGGCGTTGGCCGACTCGCCGTGCCCTGGCAGGTCTAAGGCCACACAACGAAAATATTTACTGAACGTATGAATATTTCGTTCCCAAATTTCTTTGTAGCTGGTAAGGCCGTGCACCCAAACCATGACGTTTCCGTCTCCAGAATCCGTGTAGGCGATTTGCTGGCCATTCGATAATTTGACTTGTTTTTTCATAAAGTATTGCGTCGGGAGCAAATAGTCGCATTTGCTTGGCCATCTTCGCGGCACGAATATAAGGCATATTCCACCGACTATCACAAAAAGGCGCGGGGGCTTTTCTTTTTGTGCAATCTTGTAGAAGAACCGAAAAATTATACCAAATTTGCCCATCTAACGTTTTGGCGTTGTTTCTACCTTTTCTTTCGTACTATGAACCTCAAAAAAAGTCTATTTTTTACCTTCATCTCCTTTTGTTATGCGCTGGGAGCTGTTGCCCAAACTCAAGATAACAAGTATCAATTCTCTATTGACCTGACCACTTACCAAGAACAAGCCGACCGCCTCGCCGTTGAGTTGATTTGTCCCGTACTCAGCACGCCCGAAGCGGTGTATCGTGTTCCCAAAATCGTACCTGGCACGTACAAAAAATACGATTTTGGCCGATTCGTCAAAGATTTTCAGGCTTTTGATAAGCAAAATAAAGCCCTGACGGTTACGCGCCTTGATTCTAATTCTTGGAAAATAAGCCCCGCCAATAAGCTCTACAAAATCACGTACAAAGTAGATGACACGTTCGACGCGCCACTACAACAAAATTATGTGTTTCAGCCCGCAGGCTCAGACTTTGAGAAAGACGTTTTTTTGCTCAATACGCACGCCTTTTTGGGTTATTTTGATGGACTAAAAAAAGCCATTTACCGCCTGCATGTGCGCAAACCCAAAGCATTTTATGGGGCTACGGCTTTAGAACCCATCAGCCACAACGATTTTGCCGACCTTTACGAAAGCAATTCGTACATGAACATCACCGACGCGCCACTGCTTTACTGCCGCCCCGATACGGCTTCGTTGGCTTTGCACGGGTCTAAAATTTTGGTTTCGGTGTATTCGCAAAATACAGACCAACCTTATGCCCCTGTGATTCTCAAAGAATTAGAAACAGTTTTGCTTTCTATCGAAAAGTTTTTGGGCGGCGAATTGCCTGTGCGTAAATATGCGTTTTTGGTGTATTTGAGTGCCTCGCTGCCTGTAAACGGCATGCAAGGCGCGTTAGAACACTCGCAAAGTTCGCTGTATTATTTGGTAGATGGCGGCAATCCGAAGGCTTTGGCGCGTGAGATTCGGGATGTGGGCGCACATGAGTTTTTCCATATCGTTACACCGCTTACGCTGCATTCGGAAGAAATCGCGGATTTTGATTACAACACGCCCAAAATGTCGAAACATTTGTGGTTGTACGAAGGCGTAACCGAGTACAATTCGCTGTACGTGCAACTGGTCAGCCGCCTGATTAGCCAAAAAGATTTTTTCAATACCATGAAACTGAAAATGAGTATGTCCGAACAGCTTTTTGAAGACTCACTTTCTTTTACCCAACTAAGCAAAAATGTGTTGGACGAATACGCCGACCAATACAGCAACGTATATGAAAAAGGCGCGTTGATGGCGTGGTGTTTGGATTTGCAAATCCGCCATTACACACAAGGCCAAATGGGTTTGCAGCGTGTAATCAGCGAATTGGCCAAAAAATATGGTGCAAGCAAACCTTTCCGCGACGATGACCTTATTCCCGAAATCGTGGCACTGACGCACCCGTCTGTTGGCGATTTTTTCCGTAAATATGTGGAAGGTGGAAGCCCTTTGCCGTTTACCGAATCGTTGGCGTTTGCGGGTTATGATTTCCAGAAAGATGTAAAGAAAAAAGAGCCATCTTTGGGCAAAATTAGTCTTGAGTACAAAGGCAATCGGGAAGTTGTGGTGTCGTATATCGGCAACATGAACGATTTTGGTCGCAGCATGGGTTGGCAAGTGGGCGATGTGTTGGTAGAGCTGCAAGGCAAACCCGTAAACACCGACAACATTGAAACGCTTTTGACCGAGTACCGCAACAACACCAAAGACGGGCAGGCAGTCAAAGTAAAAGTGGCTCGCGTGGACAACAAAGGCCAAAAGAAAACCGTCGCGC is a genomic window of Flexibacter flexilis DSM 6793 containing:
- a CDS encoding M61 family metallopeptidase; the protein is MNLKKSLFFTFISFCYALGAVAQTQDNKYQFSIDLTTYQEQADRLAVELICPVLSTPEAVYRVPKIVPGTYKKYDFGRFVKDFQAFDKQNKALTVTRLDSNSWKISPANKLYKITYKVDDTFDAPLQQNYVFQPAGSDFEKDVFLLNTHAFLGYFDGLKKAIYRLHVRKPKAFYGATALEPISHNDFADLYESNSYMNITDAPLLYCRPDTASLALHGSKILVSVYSQNTDQPYAPVILKELETVLLSIEKFLGGELPVRKYAFLVYLSASLPVNGMQGALEHSQSSLYYLVDGGNPKALAREIRDVGAHEFFHIVTPLTLHSEEIADFDYNTPKMSKHLWLYEGVTEYNSLYVQLVSRLISQKDFFNTMKLKMSMSEQLFEDSLSFTQLSKNVLDEYADQYSNVYEKGALMAWCLDLQIRHYTQGQMGLQRVISELAKKYGASKPFRDDDLIPEIVALTHPSVGDFFRKYVEGGSPLPFTESLAFAGYDFQKDVKKKEPSLGKISLEYKGNREVVVSYIGNMNDFGRSMGWQVGDVLVELQGKPVNTDNIETLLTEYRNNTKDGQAVKVKVARVDNKGQKKTVALKAKAQLQESTERYRITPMLKPTPAQLKVREAWFKGL
- a CDS encoding alpha/beta fold hydrolase gives rise to the protein MKKQVKLSNGQQIAYTDSGDGNVMVWVHGLTSYKEIWERNIHTFSKYFRCVALDLPGHGESANAAIGATYSPQFFADTLFLFLEELKINRCTLVGHSMGGQVALLAAIQKPELFSEVVLVAPAGCEPFTETEKILLQRYSSVGIVGASWFGQTMLNLKSHFGKLNEHEHQALERLARLHESRGIAELAVLLSQCIAGMLNQSVIEQLPQIKIPVLLIFGKEDKLIPNKLIHGTMTTEEIARNTAAAIPNCKLKLWDEAGHYVQYEYAAAVNMEIYKFMNRKIFTT